In Streptomyces sp. NBC_00433, a single genomic region encodes these proteins:
- a CDS encoding ricin-type beta-trefoil lectin domain protein, which translates to MHSSASSLSAGVRRARPLLILLLALAMAAAVFGGRAAASGPSAQTASAAARPAAAAASSLPCDIYAVGGTPCIAAHSTTRALFAAYNGPLYQVQRASDHTYHDVGLLSAGGYADASVQTTFCAGTSCIISKIYDQSSKHNDLPISWGGYWKGPGANGADVGANAAALPITAGGHQVFGVKVNQGVGYRIDHANGAPTGAQPEGIYMVTSSNFTNQWCCFDYGSGENTHTDTGNATMNSIYWGNACWFGGCTGTGPWVEADLENGMFHTGTGSNHDANNQGVHYPFVSAWEKNNGTSNFTLKYGNAATGSLTTTYSGGLPNGYSPMKTDSSLLLGTGGDNSVSGQGEFFEGAMTAGFPTDATENAVQASITAAGYGGGSTGGTGGVVRGTASGRCLDVPNLSQTNGTQTALWDCNGGSNQQWNLTAAKELQVYGTKCLDDSGSGTANGTKAIIWDCNGQNNQKWNINSDGSITNVQTGLCLDASASGTANGTLVQLWTCTGATNQKWARS; encoded by the coding sequence ATGCACAGCTCCGCATCTTCCCTATCCGCCGGCGTACGGCGAGCAAGACCGCTGCTCATCCTCCTGCTCGCCCTGGCGATGGCCGCGGCCGTCTTCGGCGGCCGGGCCGCCGCGAGCGGCCCGAGCGCCCAGACGGCGTCCGCCGCGGCCCGTCCGGCGGCCGCAGCGGCCTCGTCCCTGCCCTGTGACATCTACGCTGTCGGCGGCACACCCTGCATCGCGGCACACTCCACGACCCGGGCGCTGTTCGCGGCGTACAACGGACCGCTTTACCAGGTCCAGCGCGCCTCCGACCACACGTATCACGACGTGGGCCTGCTGTCCGCGGGCGGATACGCCGACGCCTCGGTCCAGACGACCTTCTGTGCCGGCACGTCGTGCATCATCAGCAAGATCTACGACCAGAGCAGCAAGCACAACGACCTGCCCATCTCCTGGGGCGGCTACTGGAAGGGGCCGGGCGCGAACGGGGCGGACGTGGGCGCGAACGCTGCGGCACTGCCGATCACCGCGGGCGGCCACCAGGTCTTCGGGGTCAAGGTCAACCAGGGCGTGGGGTATCGGATCGACCACGCCAACGGCGCCCCCACCGGCGCCCAGCCCGAGGGCATCTACATGGTGACCTCGTCGAACTTCACCAACCAGTGGTGCTGCTTCGACTACGGCAGCGGTGAGAACACCCACACCGACACCGGCAACGCCACCATGAACTCCATCTACTGGGGCAACGCCTGCTGGTTCGGCGGCTGCACCGGCACCGGCCCCTGGGTCGAGGCCGACCTGGAGAACGGCATGTTCCACACCGGGACCGGATCCAACCACGACGCGAACAACCAGGGCGTCCACTACCCGTTCGTCAGCGCCTGGGAGAAGAACAACGGCACCAGCAACTTCACCCTCAAATACGGCAACGCCGCCACGGGAAGTCTCACCACGACCTATTCGGGCGGGCTGCCGAACGGCTACTCGCCGATGAAGACCGACAGCTCCCTGCTGCTGGGGACCGGCGGCGACAACAGCGTGTCCGGCCAGGGCGAGTTCTTCGAGGGCGCGATGACCGCCGGCTTCCCGACGGACGCCACGGAGAACGCGGTGCAGGCCAGCATCACCGCCGCCGGCTACGGCGGCGGCTCCACCGGGGGCACCGGCGGCGTGGTGCGCGGCACCGCCTCCGGCAGGTGCCTGGACGTGCCAAACCTCAGCCAGACCAACGGCACGCAGACCGCGCTGTGGGACTGCAACGGCGGTTCGAACCAGCAGTGGAACCTCACCGCCGCCAAGGAACTGCAGGTCTACGGCACCAAGTGCCTGGACGACTCGGGCAGCGGTACGGCCAACGGCACCAAGGCGATCATCTGGGACTGCAACGGCCAGAACAACCAGAAGTGGAACATCAATTCGGACGGCAGCATCACCAACGTCCAGACCGGCCTGTGCCTGGACGCAAGCGCCAGCGGGACCGCGAACGGCACGCTGGTGCAGCTGTGGACGTGCACCGGGGCAACCAACCAGAAGTGGGCACGCAGCTGA
- a CDS encoding sugar ABC transporter permease: MRNSRTLWPGRAGHSFVAAYTVLLIAFGLVPTGYAIYFAFTDGGGTFSGLSNFSTAVNDFRFTPAVEHVALYLLWWLVSLVVFVVGLALLLHRLALSGVSRALRFLYYVPGALAGAASVMVWLFVLDPTVSPVAFLLRAFGYHTFGEVIAPGHLPILFTLIAFWTGAGGWIVVMYGALNNISQDVLEAARIDGAGAWQTAWRIQIPLLRKWIVYMVILAFAGGTQLFVEPQLLSQASVGVAGRDYSLNQLAYDFAFQNNDVNTAAAVSVELLLVGLVVAGVFVARSGFFDAD, translated from the coding sequence CTGCGCAACTCGCGCACGCTGTGGCCCGGCCGGGCCGGGCACAGCTTCGTCGCCGCCTACACGGTCCTGCTGATCGCCTTCGGACTCGTGCCGACCGGCTACGCGATCTACTTCGCCTTCACCGACGGCGGCGGCACCTTCAGCGGCCTGTCCAACTTCTCGACCGCCGTCAACGACTTCCGCTTCACACCGGCCGTCGAGCACGTGGCCCTCTACCTGCTCTGGTGGCTGGTGTCCCTGGTCGTGTTCGTCGTCGGGCTGGCGCTCCTGCTGCACCGCCTGGCGCTGAGCGGCGTCAGCAGGGCGCTGCGGTTCCTGTACTACGTGCCGGGCGCCCTCGCCGGAGCGGCCAGCGTCATGGTGTGGCTCTTCGTGCTCGACCCCACGGTCAGCCCGGTCGCCTTCCTGCTGCGGGCCTTCGGTTACCACACCTTCGGCGAGGTCATCGCCCCCGGGCACCTGCCGATCCTGTTCACCCTCATCGCCTTCTGGACCGGCGCGGGCGGCTGGATCGTGGTGATGTACGGGGCGCTGAACAACATCTCGCAGGACGTCCTGGAAGCCGCGCGGATCGACGGGGCCGGTGCCTGGCAGACGGCCTGGCGGATCCAGATCCCGCTGCTGCGCAAGTGGATCGTCTACATGGTCATCCTCGCCTTCGCCGGCGGCACCCAGCTGTTCGTCGAGCCGCAACTGCTGTCGCAGGCGAGCGTGGGCGTCGCCGGCCGGGACTACTCGCTCAACCAGCTCGCGTACGACTTCGCGTTCCAGAACAACGACGTCAACACAGCGGCGGCCGTGTCCGTGGAACTGCTGCTGGTCGGACTGGTCGTCGCAGGGGTCTTCGTGGCCAGATCGGGGTTCTTCGATGCGGACTGA
- a CDS encoding ABC transporter substrate-binding protein, whose protein sequence is MTAKVRAVGANTPNRTRGNRRRTGMLAVAGALALVTVAACGGGSSDNGSKGGFKPVKQTGGALTVWVDASRMDAAKLYQKQHPDVKMNIVSYDGDANGSNYLRTKVSLFNRTGKGWPDVVFSSQNNETTWAVDAGFTAPLNKGLIPQSTLAGWAKGANNPCTVNGTLYCLRNDLAQTVLWYNAPLMKQWGYQVPQTWEDYQALGQKVATEHPGYLVGSAGDTWAPELYMWPSKCGANQITGPKAVTVKTTGPECTRMASLLDTLIKNKTMSMSSVFSTDFDKNEAAKILMMPGPSWFGGALFQGSFKTPAHQIAVAPMPKWSADTESTAGNVGGGTWLLSAHSANLKAATAFLTWATTSDDYQAKLAPGYPAYTSAAKNWLAKQAASDYFTGDISSPMQAAANQVWPGWGYGQFSQEAVWAATVTPKLTAGKTIVSLLPAWQTAIANYARAAGYKVTTQ, encoded by the coding sequence ATGACAGCCAAGGTCCGCGCGGTCGGCGCGAACACACCCAACAGAACCCGCGGGAACCGCAGACGCACCGGCATGCTGGCCGTGGCCGGCGCCCTGGCTCTGGTCACGGTCGCCGCCTGCGGCGGAGGCAGCAGCGACAACGGTTCCAAAGGCGGCTTCAAGCCCGTCAAGCAGACAGGCGGCGCCCTGACGGTGTGGGTGGACGCCTCTCGTATGGACGCCGCGAAGCTGTACCAGAAGCAGCACCCCGACGTGAAGATGAACATCGTCAGCTACGACGGGGACGCGAACGGCTCCAACTACCTGCGCACGAAGGTCAGCCTGTTCAACCGCACCGGCAAGGGCTGGCCCGACGTGGTGTTCAGCTCCCAGAACAACGAGACCACCTGGGCCGTCGACGCAGGATTCACCGCCCCGCTGAACAAGGGTCTGATACCGCAGTCGACGCTGGCGGGCTGGGCCAAGGGCGCCAACAACCCCTGTACGGTCAACGGCACGCTGTACTGCCTGCGCAACGACCTCGCGCAGACGGTGCTGTGGTACAACGCCCCGCTGATGAAGCAGTGGGGATACCAGGTCCCGCAGACCTGGGAGGACTACCAGGCCCTCGGGCAGAAGGTGGCCACCGAGCACCCCGGCTACCTGGTCGGCTCGGCCGGCGACACATGGGCGCCCGAGCTCTACATGTGGCCGAGCAAGTGCGGTGCGAACCAGATCACCGGGCCCAAGGCGGTGACGGTCAAGACCACCGGCCCGGAGTGCACGCGGATGGCCTCGCTGCTCGACACCCTCATCAAGAACAAGACGATGTCGATGAGCAGCGTCTTCAGCACGGACTTCGACAAGAACGAGGCCGCCAAGATCCTCATGATGCCCGGCCCGTCCTGGTTCGGCGGCGCGCTGTTCCAGGGATCGTTCAAGACGCCGGCGCACCAGATCGCCGTCGCACCGATGCCGAAGTGGTCCGCGGACACCGAAAGCACCGCGGGCAACGTGGGCGGCGGCACCTGGCTGCTGTCGGCCCACAGCGCGAACCTCAAGGCCGCGACGGCCTTCCTCACCTGGGCGACCACCTCGGACGACTACCAGGCGAAGCTCGCACCCGGCTACCCCGCCTACACCTCCGCCGCGAAGAACTGGCTGGCCAAGCAGGCCGCCTCCGACTACTTCACCGGCGACATCTCCTCGCCCATGCAGGCCGCCGCGAACCAGGTCTGGCCCGGCTGGGGCTACGGCCAGTTCAGCCAGGAGGCCGTCTGGGCCGCCACGGTGACCCCCAAGCTGACGGCAGGCAAGACCATCGTGTCCCTGCTGCCGGCCTGGCAGACGGCCATCGCCAACTACGCCCGCGCCGCCGGCTACAAGGTCACCACCCAGTGA
- a CDS encoding SDR family oxidoreductase, giving the protein MPTPFDLTGKLAVVTGASRGIGLAVAEALAAAGADIVAVSAHMEASGSEVEKRVTALGRTCTAIQADFADRAAVSRLAADLGELDRPVDILVNNAGTIARAPAAEHSDDDWDHVLTVNLSSQFTLTREVGRRMLSRGQGKVVFTASLLSFQGGINVPGYTAAKSGIAGLTRALANEWAGRGVNVNGVVPGYVATDNTQALRDDPARYAAILDRIPAGRWATPEDIGGAAVFLASPASDYIHGALIPVDGGWLGR; this is encoded by the coding sequence ATCCCTACGCCGTTCGACCTGACCGGCAAGCTCGCCGTCGTCACCGGCGCCAGCCGGGGCATCGGCCTCGCCGTCGCGGAGGCACTGGCAGCCGCCGGAGCCGACATCGTGGCTGTCAGTGCCCATATGGAGGCGTCCGGCAGCGAAGTCGAGAAGCGTGTGACCGCGCTGGGGCGCACCTGCACCGCCATCCAGGCGGACTTCGCCGACCGCGCCGCCGTCTCGCGCCTCGCCGCCGACCTCGGGGAGCTGGACCGGCCGGTCGACATCCTGGTCAACAACGCCGGGACCATCGCCCGTGCCCCGGCGGCGGAGCACTCCGACGACGACTGGGACCACGTCCTGACGGTGAACCTCAGCAGCCAGTTCACCCTGACCCGCGAGGTAGGGCGGCGCATGCTGAGCCGGGGGCAGGGCAAGGTCGTCTTCACCGCCTCCCTGCTCAGCTTCCAGGGCGGCATCAACGTCCCCGGCTACACCGCCGCGAAGTCCGGCATCGCCGGCCTGACCCGGGCGCTGGCCAACGAATGGGCCGGGCGCGGGGTGAACGTCAACGGCGTGGTGCCCGGGTATGTGGCGACCGACAACACGCAGGCCCTGCGGGACGACCCCGCCCGCTATGCCGCCATCCTCGACCGGATTCCCGCCGGACGGTGGGCCACACCGGAGGACATCGGCGGCGCCGCGGTGTTCCTGGCCTCACCCGCTTCCGACTACATCCACGGCGCCCTCATCCCCGTCGACGGGGGCTGGCTCGGCCGCTGA
- a CDS encoding L-rhamnose mutarotase gives MRRLAQTIRLRPERRAEYLELHSSVWPGVEAALRAANIRNYTIFLRDDVLFSYFEYHGDDFEADLASIAADPDTQRWWRLTDPCQEPWPDSGAGGNWSDLEEIWHLNEESPA, from the coding sequence ATGAGACGCCTCGCCCAGACCATCCGGCTGCGGCCAGAACGCCGCGCCGAATACCTGGAGTTGCACTCCTCCGTGTGGCCGGGAGTGGAGGCCGCGCTGCGCGCGGCGAACATCCGCAACTACACGATCTTCCTTCGCGACGACGTGCTGTTCAGCTACTTCGAATACCACGGCGACGACTTCGAGGCCGACCTGGCCTCCATCGCCGCCGACCCGGACACGCAGCGCTGGTGGCGGCTCACCGACCCGTGCCAGGAGCCGTGGCCCGACAGCGGAGCCGGCGGGAACTGGTCCGACCTGGAAGAGATCTGGCACCTGAACGAGGAGTCCCCCGCGTGA
- a CDS encoding FCD domain-containing protein — protein MAEEILRLIAELNLQPGDRMPTENQLASRLGTSRTVVREAVKILSAIGRIRAQKGRGLFVANDEGMLGSSLWGSFFLPTDLDHVYRLFEFRRVQEAAASRLAATRATPADLRAIEQAAETCREGHLTGRRDLFDRGDDDFHLSVAKASQNPFLVDAVREARRLQRQSSTIGLHGTVGGHANEAVAEHAAIHQAIKDGDAEAAALAAALHLDQTLEDYRREIQRRVFG, from the coding sequence GTGGCCGAGGAGATCCTGCGGCTCATCGCCGAGCTGAACCTGCAGCCGGGGGACCGGATGCCGACGGAGAACCAGCTGGCCTCGCGGCTGGGCACGAGCCGGACGGTGGTGCGTGAGGCTGTCAAGATCCTGTCGGCCATCGGGCGGATCCGCGCGCAGAAGGGCCGCGGCCTCTTCGTGGCCAACGATGAAGGCATGCTGGGTTCGTCGTTGTGGGGGAGCTTCTTCCTGCCGACCGACCTCGACCATGTCTACCGGCTGTTCGAGTTCCGGCGGGTGCAGGAGGCCGCGGCCAGCCGGCTGGCGGCGACGCGTGCGACGCCGGCGGACCTGCGGGCGATCGAGCAGGCGGCCGAGACGTGCCGGGAGGGCCATCTGACGGGCCGGCGCGACCTGTTCGACCGGGGTGACGACGACTTCCACCTCAGCGTCGCCAAGGCTTCGCAGAATCCGTTCCTGGTGGACGCGGTCCGCGAGGCCCGGCGTCTCCAACGCCAGTCCAGCACCATCGGGTTGCACGGCACGGTCGGCGGCCACGCCAATGAGGCCGTGGCGGAGCACGCCGCGATCCACCAGGCGATCAAGGACGGCGATGCGGAGGCCGCGGCGCTGGCGGCCGCGCTCCACCTGGACCAGACCCTTGAGGACTACCGGCGCGAGATCCAGCGCCGCGTTTTCGGCTGA
- a CDS encoding amidohydrolase family protein — protein MTMDQPPGGAEAERAPVLDSHVHFWDPQHLSYPWLADVPPLDRRFSPAGFLGDVDEPVEAVFVEAGRHPDQAAQEVRWVRGLARTQPWIRGAVAHVSLDDPAGAPDAVRGFAADPFVVGVRHNIQDEEPGFTEGADFRAGVGLLGQAGLPFDACVRERQLGELAELAAACPQTLIVLDHLGKPSVPEPDPSWRPALLRLARRDNVVCKLSGLATEAAPGTGAPALLAVLREVLEAFGPDRCLYGGDWPVMTLATSYGSWMDLVREALSDLPAADADAVMRTNAVRTYRLRDRRPAPMSDEADRPASAKESA, from the coding sequence ATGACGATGGATCAGCCGCCCGGTGGCGCCGAGGCGGAGCGTGCGCCGGTACTCGACAGCCACGTCCACTTCTGGGACCCGCAGCACCTGTCCTACCCGTGGCTCGCCGACGTTCCCCCCCTCGACCGGCGCTTCTCCCCCGCCGGCTTCCTCGGCGACGTGGACGAGCCGGTGGAGGCGGTCTTCGTCGAAGCAGGGCGGCATCCGGACCAGGCGGCCCAGGAAGTGCGGTGGGTGCGCGGCCTGGCACGTACCCAGCCGTGGATCCGCGGCGCCGTGGCGCACGTGAGCCTGGACGACCCCGCCGGGGCGCCGGACGCCGTCCGCGGTTTCGCCGCCGACCCCTTCGTCGTCGGCGTCCGCCACAACATCCAGGACGAGGAGCCGGGCTTCACCGAGGGTGCCGACTTCCGTGCCGGTGTGGGACTCCTGGGCCAGGCGGGACTGCCGTTCGACGCGTGCGTGCGGGAACGGCAACTCGGCGAGCTCGCCGAACTGGCGGCCGCGTGCCCGCAGACCCTCATCGTCCTCGACCACCTCGGCAAGCCGTCCGTCCCCGAACCCGACCCCTCGTGGCGGCCGGCCCTGCTCCGGCTGGCCCGGCGGGACAACGTCGTCTGCAAGCTGTCCGGGCTCGCCACCGAGGCGGCTCCCGGCACCGGCGCGCCCGCCCTGCTCGCCGTGCTCCGCGAGGTGCTGGAGGCGTTCGGCCCCGACCGCTGCCTCTACGGCGGCGACTGGCCGGTGATGACGCTCGCCACCTCGTACGGGTCCTGGATGGATCTGGTCCGCGAAGCGCTGTCCGATCTGCCGGCGGCCGACGCGGATGCGGTGATGCGCACCAACGCGGTCCGCACCTACCGGCTGCGGGACCGGCGGCCGGCACCCATGTCCGACGAGGCCGACCGGCCCGCATCAGCAAAGGAATCCGCATGA
- a CDS encoding alcohol dehydrogenase catalytic domain-containing protein, with protein MEAGTATAPPPPGHVAIDVAYTGICGTDLHIFHGSMDARVGPPQVIGHEMSGRVAETAPDVTEWKAGDNVTVMPLVPCGQCPACRSGHRHICHNLVFLGIDAAGSLQSRWTVPADTLVRLPESLPLDHAALAEPTAVAVHDVRRAGLRDGEKALVVGGGPIGLLIAIVARRGGADLLLVELDPYRRGIAESLGLATLDPAAVDAADAVADWTGGAGADVAFEVSGAAAGVTTAVDALATRGRLVQVAIHPAPREISLHRFFWRELTLLGARLYDREDFETAVGLIAEGHIPAESLISRIEPIDRAAQAFEALEAGGGVMKVLIDCQSDAGADAR; from the coding sequence CTGGAGGCCGGCACCGCAACCGCGCCCCCGCCGCCAGGACACGTGGCGATCGACGTGGCGTACACCGGCATCTGCGGTACCGACCTGCACATCTTCCACGGCTCCATGGACGCCCGGGTGGGTCCGCCCCAGGTCATCGGGCACGAGATGTCCGGACGTGTGGCGGAGACCGCCCCCGACGTCACCGAGTGGAAGGCGGGGGACAACGTCACCGTCATGCCCCTGGTCCCGTGCGGGCAGTGTCCCGCGTGCCGCTCCGGCCACCGCCACATCTGCCACAACCTGGTGTTCCTCGGCATCGACGCGGCCGGCTCCCTGCAGTCCCGCTGGACGGTACCGGCCGACACGCTCGTCCGGCTCCCCGAAAGCCTGCCGCTGGACCACGCCGCGCTGGCGGAGCCCACCGCGGTGGCGGTGCACGACGTGCGGCGCGCCGGACTGCGGGACGGCGAGAAGGCCCTGGTCGTCGGAGGCGGGCCCATCGGCCTGCTCATCGCGATCGTCGCCCGCCGCGGCGGGGCCGACCTGCTGCTGGTCGAACTCGATCCCTACCGGCGCGGTATCGCCGAGTCGCTCGGCCTGGCGACGCTGGACCCCGCGGCGGTCGACGCGGCCGACGCGGTGGCCGACTGGACGGGCGGCGCCGGGGCGGACGTGGCCTTCGAGGTCTCGGGCGCCGCGGCGGGGGTGACCACCGCGGTCGACGCGCTGGCGACACGCGGGCGGCTGGTGCAGGTGGCCATCCACCCGGCTCCGCGCGAGATCAGCCTGCACCGCTTCTTCTGGCGCGAACTCACCCTTCTCGGGGCTCGGCTCTACGACCGGGAGGACTTCGAGACCGCGGTGGGCCTGATCGCCGAGGGCCACATCCCGGCCGAGTCGCTCATCTCACGGATCGAGCCCATCGACCGGGCGGCGCAGGCCTTCGAGGCACTCGAAGCCGGAGGCGGCGTCATGAAGGTCCTGATCGACTGCCAGTCCGACGCGGGAGCAGACGCACGATGA
- a CDS encoding carbohydrate ABC transporter permease, which yields MRTDIRRPAVATSSGSGQVPGRADRTRSGRPVRGRLNPLPALVLLLFVVFFVLPVLWLLLAATKTDDQLVNNNPLSFGSLHALHANWKALTAYQDNAIFLWLRNSAVYSFLALVITLCVAVPAGYAMAMTEFRGRRALLIATLVVMLMPNATLVVPLFLEVNAVHLIGSMWSIILPYAFYPFGVYLTYIYFSTALPRELLDAARLDGCSEFGVFRRVALPLAAPVVALVGFFSFVANWTNYYLPYVMLPQSDQFPVQVGLGTLLDSVPQFNPTASTLQVERPELALATLLAIVPVLVVFLFSQRFLVAGMLAGATKN from the coding sequence ATGCGGACTGACATCCGGCGGCCTGCGGTCGCCACATCCTCCGGCAGCGGGCAGGTGCCCGGACGAGCGGACCGGACGCGGTCCGGCCGCCCGGTGCGCGGGCGTCTCAACCCGCTCCCGGCCCTGGTGCTCCTGCTGTTCGTGGTCTTCTTCGTGCTGCCGGTGCTCTGGCTGCTGCTGGCGGCCACCAAGACCGACGACCAGCTGGTGAACAACAACCCGCTGTCGTTCGGCTCCCTCCACGCGCTGCACGCCAACTGGAAGGCCCTGACCGCCTACCAGGACAACGCGATCTTCCTGTGGCTGCGGAATTCGGCCGTCTACTCCTTCCTCGCCCTGGTGATCACCCTGTGCGTGGCGGTGCCGGCCGGCTACGCGATGGCGATGACGGAGTTCCGCGGCCGGCGCGCCCTGCTGATCGCCACCCTCGTGGTGATGCTGATGCCGAACGCCACGCTGGTCGTGCCGCTCTTCCTTGAGGTCAACGCGGTCCACCTGATCGGCTCGATGTGGTCGATCATCCTGCCGTACGCGTTCTATCCGTTCGGGGTGTACCTGACCTACATCTACTTCAGCACCGCCCTGCCCCGGGAACTGCTGGACGCGGCGCGGCTGGACGGCTGCTCGGAATTCGGCGTCTTCCGCCGGGTGGCACTGCCGCTCGCGGCACCTGTCGTGGCACTGGTCGGATTCTTCAGCTTCGTCGCCAACTGGACGAACTACTACCTGCCGTACGTCATGCTGCCGCAGAGCGACCAGTTCCCGGTCCAGGTCGGCCTGGGGACCCTGCTCGACTCGGTCCCGCAGTTCAACCCGACGGCCAGCACGCTGCAGGTCGAGCGACCCGAACTGGCCCTGGCCACGCTGCTGGCGATCGTCCCCGTGCTGGTCGTCTTCCTCTTCTCCCAACGGTTCCTGGTCGCCGGCATGCTCGCCGGCGCGACAAAGAACTGA
- a CDS encoding aldo/keto reductase, whose amino-acid sequence MKRRTMGTTGLEVSELGFGASPLGAVYGAFAEPDGIDAVRTALDVGFCFFDVSPYYGATLAETVLGKALRGVERSGYVLATKVGRYGDDEFDFTADRVKKSVHESLRRLGTDHLDLVQCHDIEFGDLDQIVHETLPALRELQDTGLVRAVGVTGYPLGALRHVSARTPVDTVMSYCQYTLQDRRLAQRGPDFDRAGIPVINASPLAMGALTERGPAPWHPAPAPVLERCAAAAALCRARGVDIAKLAVQFAVSTGGFASTVVGTSSAQQVRRLAEWIAQPMDEELLSAVEDCLAPVLDQGWLNGRPENQHSEEQP is encoded by the coding sequence GTGAAGCGCCGCACGATGGGCACCACCGGTCTGGAGGTCTCCGAGCTGGGGTTCGGGGCGTCCCCGCTGGGCGCCGTGTACGGCGCGTTCGCCGAGCCCGACGGTATCGACGCCGTGCGTACCGCCCTGGACGTGGGGTTCTGTTTCTTCGACGTCTCGCCCTACTACGGGGCGACGCTCGCGGAGACGGTCCTGGGCAAGGCCCTGCGCGGTGTCGAGCGCTCCGGCTACGTCCTGGCGACCAAGGTCGGCAGATACGGGGACGACGAGTTCGACTTCACCGCCGACCGCGTCAAGAAAAGCGTGCACGAGAGTCTGAGGCGGCTGGGGACGGACCACCTCGACCTGGTGCAGTGCCACGACATCGAGTTCGGCGACCTGGACCAGATCGTCCACGAGACGCTCCCGGCCCTGCGCGAACTGCAGGACACCGGCCTGGTGCGTGCGGTGGGCGTCACCGGATACCCGCTCGGCGCGCTGCGGCACGTGTCGGCCCGGACACCGGTGGACACGGTGATGTCCTACTGCCAGTACACCCTGCAAGACCGGCGCCTGGCACAGCGCGGCCCCGATTTCGACCGGGCGGGCATTCCGGTGATCAACGCCTCGCCGCTGGCGATGGGGGCGCTCACCGAGCGGGGACCTGCCCCGTGGCACCCCGCACCGGCGCCCGTCCTGGAGCGCTGTGCGGCAGCGGCCGCGCTGTGCCGGGCCAGGGGGGTCGACATCGCCAAGCTCGCCGTCCAGTTCGCCGTCTCGACCGGCGGCTTCGCCTCCACCGTGGTCGGCACCTCCAGCGCGCAGCAGGTGCGCCGCCTCGCCGAGTGGATCGCCCAGCCCATGGACGAGGAGCTGCTGAGCGCCGTGGAGGACTGCCTGGCACCGGTGCTCGACCAGGGCTGGCTCAACGGGCGTCCCGAGAACCAGCACTCCGAGGAGCAGCCATGA